Below is a window of Deinococcus aquaedulcis DNA.
GACGCGAATGTGGCCCTGCGAGGCTACGGCATCGAAACGTGGTGGAACCCCAACCACCCCCAGAGCAGCGCGCTGGCGGGCCTGCTGCAGCGCCACATGACCGAGGTGACAGGGGCGTTCAACCGGGGCCTGAAGAATTCGCAGTCGCTGTCGGTACTGCGCAACAGCCGGGTGCCAGCGGCGCTGGTGGAAATCGGGTACACCAGTCACCCGGTGGACGGCCTGAACCTGATGGACAGCAATTACCTGGACCGCGTGGCGCTGGGCATTGCCCTGGGCATCCGCGAGGCGCTGGTCACAGGGGTCACGGCCCAGGTGGAGCCTGCGCAGCCCGCCGCCAAGCGCCCCTGAGCGCAGCGGCCCGTTCCACCCCGGCGCCCGCCGCGTCCCTTGCCTGCTCACCACACCGCTGCCTTGTCCAGCCTCGTTCGCCCCAGACCTATTGAGGCTGGCTCTGGCGTGTGCGGCGAATGCGGCGGCTGCGCCACAATGGCCCCATGAGTGATCCTGCTCCGGGCTTTCGTGACCGCGTGCTGGCCCTGGTGGCCCAGATTCCCCGGGGCCGCGTGATGACCTACGGGCAACTGGCCCTGCTGGCCGGGCAGCCCGGCGCCGCGCGGCAGGCCGGGTACGTCCTGAACAGCCTGATGGAAGGCTCGGACCTGCCGTGGCAGCGGGTGATCAACGCCCAGGGCCGCGTGAGCACGCACAAGGTGGGCTTCGGCGACCTGCAGGAGGGGTTGCTGCGCGCCGAGGGCGTGACGTTCGACGAATCGGGCCGCTGCGACCTCGCGCGGCTGCAGTGGTGGCCCGAGGGGACCCCCCTGGCACCGCCCCCCAGCCTGCTGTAAACGCGGCGCGCATGAAGAAATGCCAACCCTGCTCTGCCGGAACGTCCCCGGGCGGGCGGAGTATGCTCCCGGCATGAACGCACGGAATCGAACTGCTGGCAGCGTGCTGTCCTGGGCGCTGGGCGTGACGCTGGGGGTCATCCTGGGCATCGCCATGCTGATCGTGACCCCTCGCCTGATGGCCAAGCCCACCCTGGCCGCCACGGGCGAGGGACAGACCGAGGCCTCGGGCACGCCGTCTGGTGGGGCTTCGGGCTCGGCGGGGGCCGCCAGTGGCCGGGAAGCCGCTGGCAGCAACGAAACTGGCGACGCCCAGGGCGACCAGGGTGAGGCCCAGGACAGCCGCAACCAGGGCGAAGACCCCGCCACCGCCGAGGGCGAGGAACCCACCGACCAGCAGGAAGACGCTGGGGCCGGCAGCGGCGCGGCCGGCCCCGGGCAGGAGCAGGCGGGCACCGCCCAGACCGGCGGCGAAGCGGGCGACACCCAGGCGGCTGGCGCGGCCCAGGCCGAAGGCGAGGGCGGCAACGTCGAAGCCGGCCGGACGATCTACTCGGCCAACTGTGCGGCTTGCCACGGCGCGCAGGGCGAAGGGGCCCTGGGTCCGTCGCTGGTCAACGAGGAAGGCGTGCAGAGCTGGTCGGTGGCCCAGTTCACCGCCACCCTGCGTGAGGGCCGCACCCCCACCCGTCAGCTCAGCCAGGCCATGCCCCGCTTCTCTGAAGAGCAGATCAGCGATCCCCAGGTGGCCGATCTGCTGGCCTACATCAAGACCCTGAACTGAACACAGCGTTCCCCAGCACCCGTGGCCAAGGCTGCGGGTGCTTGCTTTTGGAAGAGGGGAGATGGATGGGCAAGGGCGTGGTCCTGAAGCCATGCCCCCCGACGTATCTGTGTGCGTTCAGTTGGAGCGTCGTGCGGTCACACCGGCAAGGAAGAAGCAAAGCGTTGGCTTGCCGGTGTGTTCATCTGGCGAACTGCTGTCCCCAGGAGCCCTTGGTAAAGCAGAGAGGCGGCGTGTGCAGAGTAGAGCCGCTCACCCCTCATCAAGCCCACGCCAGCCTTCTCCCAGTGTCCTACC
It encodes the following:
- a CDS encoding MGMT family protein; this encodes MSDPAPGFRDRVLALVAQIPRGRVMTYGQLALLAGQPGAARQAGYVLNSLMEGSDLPWQRVINAQGRVSTHKVGFGDLQEGLLRAEGVTFDESGRCDLARLQWWPEGTPLAPPPSLL
- a CDS encoding c-type cytochrome, producing the protein MNARNRTAGSVLSWALGVTLGVILGIAMLIVTPRLMAKPTLAATGEGQTEASGTPSGGASGSAGAASGREAAGSNETGDAQGDQGEAQDSRNQGEDPATAEGEEPTDQQEDAGAGSGAAGPGQEQAGTAQTGGEAGDTQAAGAAQAEGEGGNVEAGRTIYSANCAACHGAQGEGALGPSLVNEEGVQSWSVAQFTATLREGRTPTRQLSQAMPRFSEEQISDPQVADLLAYIKTLN